In Ferribacterium limneticum, a genomic segment contains:
- a CDS encoding GGDEF domain-containing response regulator, protein MSAQATSDRPGPTVLVIDPSASNRALICECLRQLPEVRTMATGDGDQALQMFRETWPSLVLLDTTQQDTNGIELTRKIRAWELSRIETGISPWTPIVFLSSVTDEDTLAQGILAGGDDFLSKPVSEVVLLAKVRAMLRISTRQQEICEVHRQLKEIAILDSLTGIPNRRHFDDTLAVEWKRCIRNDTPLSIVLSDVDFFKQFNDIYGHQAGDFCLKAVASSLSESLFRVEDTVARYGGEEFVAILPGTDANGAYAVAERMRQSARDLHIPHERGIDGRVSCSFGVASTLPSTEKAPQQLVKTADASLYAAKSAGRNRVILNLE, encoded by the coding sequence ATGTCCGCGCAGGCCACATCCGACAGACCCGGGCCAACCGTTCTCGTCATCGACCCGTCGGCGAGCAATAGAGCTTTGATCTGCGAGTGCCTTCGCCAGTTGCCGGAAGTCCGGACCATGGCCACCGGAGATGGTGACCAGGCGCTGCAGATGTTCCGCGAAACCTGGCCCAGCCTGGTTCTGCTCGACACCACCCAGCAGGACACCAACGGCATCGAATTGACGCGAAAAATCCGCGCCTGGGAGCTATCCAGAATTGAAACCGGGATTTCGCCATGGACGCCGATCGTCTTTCTCTCCTCGGTCACCGATGAAGACACCCTCGCTCAGGGAATCCTGGCCGGCGGTGACGACTTCCTGAGCAAGCCCGTCTCGGAAGTCGTGCTATTGGCCAAGGTGCGCGCCATGCTGCGCATTTCGACCCGGCAACAGGAAATTTGCGAAGTCCATCGCCAACTCAAGGAAATCGCCATTCTCGACAGCCTCACCGGCATCCCGAATCGCCGCCACTTCGATGACACCCTGGCCGTCGAATGGAAGCGTTGCATCCGCAACGACACGCCGCTCAGCATCGTCCTCAGCGACGTCGATTTCTTCAAGCAGTTCAACGATATCTATGGCCATCAGGCCGGCGATTTCTGCCTGAAGGCAGTAGCCAGTTCGCTCAGCGAATCGCTCTTTCGCGTCGAAGACACTGTCGCCCGTTACGGCGGCGAGGAGTTCGTCGCCATCCTGCCCGGCACCGATGCCAATGGCGCCTACGCCGTCGCCGAACGCATGCGCCAATCGGCCCGCGACCTGCACATCCCGCATGAACGCGGCATTGACGGCCGGGTTTCCTGCAGTTTCGGTGTTGCCAGCACGCTACCGAGCACAGAAAAAGCACCACAGCAACTGGTCAAAACGGCGGATGCCAGCCTTTACGCCGCCAAAAGCGCCGGCCGTAATCGGGTCATACTCAATCTCGAGTAA
- a CDS encoding 3-hydroxyacyl-CoA dehydrogenase translates to MQIKDKVFLVTGAGSGLGAATASALAEAGAKVVLVDLNRQAGEKMAADLGANTCFVETDVANEVSAVNAINTAISKFGALHGLVNCAGVAPAEKVLGKEGPHRLESFAKVININLVGTFNMIRLAADAMMKHEPDVGGERGVIINTASVAAYEGQLGQAAYAASKGGIVALTLPVARELARSGIRCMTIAPGIMETPMLLGMPPEVQDSLNKMVPFPTRMGKPAEYAALVRHIAENAYLNGEVIRLDGAIRMGVK, encoded by the coding sequence ATGCAAATCAAGGACAAGGTTTTTCTGGTAACCGGCGCGGGTTCTGGTCTGGGCGCAGCGACGGCGAGTGCTTTGGCGGAAGCAGGGGCGAAGGTGGTGCTGGTCGACCTGAATCGTCAGGCTGGCGAAAAGATGGCGGCAGACTTGGGCGCGAATACCTGTTTTGTCGAAACCGATGTGGCGAATGAGGTTTCTGCGGTCAACGCGATAAATACGGCAATTTCGAAATTTGGCGCGCTGCATGGCCTGGTGAACTGCGCCGGCGTGGCTCCTGCCGAGAAGGTGCTTGGCAAGGAGGGGCCACATCGGCTGGAGAGCTTCGCCAAGGTGATTAATATCAATCTGGTCGGTACTTTCAACATGATCCGCCTGGCGGCTGATGCCATGATGAAGCATGAGCCGGATGTCGGTGGCGAGCGTGGCGTGATTATTAATACCGCGTCGGTTGCCGCTTACGAAGGCCAGCTCGGTCAGGCCGCCTACGCTGCTTCGAAGGGCGGCATCGTCGCGCTGACCTTGCCGGTTGCCCGCGAACTGGCGCGTAGTGGCATCCGCTGCATGACGATCGCACCGGGCATCATGGAGACGCCGATGCTGCTCGGCATGCCGCCCGAGGTGCAGGACTCGCTGAACAAAATGGTGCCGTTCCCGACACGTATGGGCAAGCCGGCCGAGTACGCCGCACTGGTCAGGCATATCGCGGAGAATGCCTACCTCAATGGCGAAGTCATCCGGCTGGATGGCGCCATCCGGATGGGCGTCAAATAA